In Isoptericola variabilis 225, the genomic window CGGTAACGACTCCGAGCGGTGACACCCGTGAAACGTCTCAGCCACCGGACGGCGGTTAGGCTGCCCCCTGACAGCGGTCCGGGCCCCACTCCGGCCCGTACCCCTCACAGATCTGACAGGAGCGACAGGTGAAGAGAGCGACCCAGCTCACCGCCCTCGCCGGTGCCGCGGCGCTCGCGCTGGCGGCCTGCGGCCAGGCCCCCGAGGAGACCGAGTCGGGCGGCTCGGGCGGCGAGGCCATCGACTTCACGCCGTGCATCGTCTCGGACCAGGGCGGCTTCGACGACAAGAGCTTCAACCAGCTCAGCTACGAGGGTGCCAAGAAGGCGGCCGACGAGCTGGGTGTCGAGCTCAAGGACGTCCAGTCGCAGTCCGAGAGCGACTACAAGCCCAACATGGAGTCCCTCGTGGGCCAGGGCTGCGACGCCATCGTCGGCGTCGGCTTCGCGCTGTCGGCCACGACGATCGAGTCGGCCACCGCGAACCCCGAGGTCGACTACATCCTCGTGGACGACGCCGCGGACGCCGACTTCGACGGCCAGCCGGACGCCGAGAACATCAAGCCGCTGCTTTACGACACCGCGGAGGCCGCGTTCCTCGCCGGCTACCTCGCGGCGGGCTACTCCGAGGCCGGCAAGGTCGGCACCTTCGGCGGCCAGCCGTTCCCGACCGTGACGATCTTCATGGACGGCTTCAAGCAGGGCGTCGAGCACTACAACGAGGTCAACGGGGCCAACGTCGAGGTCGTCGGCTACACCGGCGGCGAGGACGGCTCGTTCACTGGCGGCTTCGAGGCCAACGAGACGGCCAAGACGACCGCGCAGAACATCATCGACCAGGGCGTGGACGTGCTCCTGCCGGTCGGCGGCCCGATCTACCAGTCCGCGATCGCCGCGATCCAGGACTCCGGCCGCGAGATCACCCTCATCGGCGTCGACGCCGACTTCTACGAGACCGACCCGTCGACCCGGCCCTACGTGCTGACCTCCATCCTCAAGAAGATGGACGTCTCGACGTACGAGGCCGTGCTCGCGTCCGGCCAGGGCGAGTTCGACGCCGAGCCGTACGTCGGCACGCTCGAGAACGGCGGCGTGGACCTCGCCCCGCTGCACGACTTCGAGGACAAGGTCGACCCCGCGCTGGTCGAGGAGGTCGACGCCCTCAAGCAGCAGATCATCGACGGCGAGATCGAGGTCACCTCGTACCTGGCCGAGTGATCGGGTCCGTCCGACACCGATCGACGAACCAGCGGCGGGTCCCGGGGGCTTCCCCGGGACCCGCCGCCACCTACGCCCTAGGCTGGCCGCGACGGTGGCGTCGCGAGGAAGGCAGACCTACGCCATGAGGCTCGAGCTGCGAGGCATCACCAAGCGCTTCGGGGCGCTCGTCGCCAACGACCACATCGACCTCGTCGTCGAACCGGGTGAGATCCACTGCCTCCTCGGCGAGAACGGTGCCGGCAAGTCCACGCTCATGAACGTCCTGTACGGCCTGTACACGGCCGACGAGGGCGAGATCCTCCTCGACGGGGCGGTCCAGCGCTTCGACGGGCCGGGCGACGCGATGGCCGCCGGCATCGGCATGGTGCACCAGCACTTCATGCTCGTCCCGGTCTTCACCGTCGCCGAGAACGTCATGCTGGGCCACGAGTCCACCAAGGCGGGCGGCGTGCTCGACCTCGACTCGGCGCGCGAGAAGGTCCGCGAGATCTCGGCGCGCTTCGGCTTCCACGTCGACCCCGACGCCGTCGTCGAGGACCTCCCCGTGGGCGTCCAGCAGCGGGTCGAGATCATCAAGGCGCTGAGCCGCAACGCCGACGTCCTCGTGCTCGACGAGCCGACGGCGGTGCTCACGCCCCAGGAGACCGACGAGCTCATGGGGATCATGCGCCAGCTGCGCGACGAGGGCGCGGCCATCGTGTTCATCACGCACAAGCTGCGCGAGGTCCGCGCGGTCGCCGACCGCATCACCGTGATCCGCCACGGCAAGGTCGTGGGCGAGGCCAGCCCGACGGCGAGCGACGCCGAGCTCGCCTCCCTCATGGTGGGGCGCGCCGTCGAGCTCACGGTGCACAAGGAGGCGCCGCGCCTCGGCGACAACGCGCTCGAGGTCACCGACCTCGTGGTCACCGGACCCGACGGCCAGGTGCTCGTGGACGGCGTGAGCTTCACGGTGCACGGCGGCGAGGTGCTCGTGGTCGCCGGTGTGCAGGGCAACGGGCAGACGGAGCTCACCGAGGCCCTGCTGGGTCTGCAGGAGTCGGTGCGGGGCAGCATCCGCCTCGACGGCAAGGAGCTCGTCGGCCGCTCGGTGCGCCAGATCCTCGACGCGGGCGTGGGGTTCGTCCCCGAGGACCGGACCGAGGACGGGCTCGTCGCGGAGTTCACGATCGCCGAGAACCTCATCCTCGACCGCACCGACGGGCCGCCGTTCGTCCGTGCCGGCTCGCTGCAGCTCGCCGCGCGCGACGACTTCGCGCGCGAGAAGGTCGCCGAGTTCGACGTGCGCACGCAGGGCATCGACGTGCCCGTGGGACGCCTGTCCGGCGGCAACCAGCAGAAGGTCGTCCTGGCCCGCGAGCTCTCGCGCGACCTGCGCCTGCTCGTGGCCGCCCAGCCGACGCGCGGCGTCGACGTCGGCTCGATCGAGTTCATCCACAAGCGGATCGTCGAGACGCGCGACGCCGGCATCCCGGTCGTCGTCGTGTCGACCGAGCTCGACGAGGCCGTCGCGCTCGCCGACCGGATCATGGTCATGTACCGCGGCCGTGTCGTCGGCATCGTGCCGTCCACGACGCCGCGCGACGTGCTGGGCCTCATGATGGCCGGCATCGTCCCCGAGACCGAAGGAGACGCCGCGTGAGCGGGCAGACGCCCGGCCCCCGGGAGCCGGAGAACCCCCTGGAGGAGGTGCTCGGCACCGTCGACCCCGACGCGGAGCCCGGCCTCGCCGAGGAGCTCGAGCAGGAGCGGGCCCGCGAGGCCGAGACCACCGTCGAGGAGACGGGCGACCGGTGGCGCGACGCCTTCCGGCGCGTCGTCGCGGGCGGCTGGGTCGTCTCGCTCGGCGCGATCGTGCTGGCCGTCCTGGCCGGCTCGATCATGATCGTCCTCACCGACGAGCGCGTGCAGGAGACGGCGACGTACTTCTTCGCCCGCCCGACGGACACGCTCACCGCGGTGGGCGACGCCGTCGGCGGCGCGTACTCGGCGCTATTCCGCGGCTCGGTCTACAACTACCAGGCCGACACGTTCGCCGCCGCGATCCGGCCGCTCACGCAGACGCTGACCAACGCGGCGCCCCTCATCGCCGCGGGTCTCGGCGTCGCGCTGGCGTTCCGCGCGGGCCTGTTCAACATCGGCGGCCAGGGGCAGATGCTCATGGCCGCCAGTGCCGCGGGGTGGGTCGGCTTCGGGGTCCAGGGTGTCCCCTTCCCGCTGCACCTCCTGCTCGCCCTCGTCGCGGGCGTCCTCGCCGGCGCGCTGTGGGCCGGGATCGCGGGCGTCCTCAAGGCCCGCACGGGGGCGCACGAGGTCATCGTGACGATCATGCTCAACTACGTCGCGTTCTACCTGCTCTCCTACCTCCTGGCGACCCCCGGCCTGCTGCAGGCACCCGGCTCGGCGAACCCCAAGACGCCGCCCATGCAGGAGTCGGCGATCCTGCCGCCGCTGCTGGGCTCGCAGTTCCCGCTGCACTGGGGCTTCGTGCTGTCCCTGCTCGCGGTCGTGCTGGTGTGGTGGCTCCTCAACCGCTCGAGCATGGGCTTCTCGTTCCGCGCGGTGGGGGCGAACCCCAAGGCGGCGCGGGTCGCGGGCATCGACGTCCCGCGCACGACCGTGTCGGTCATGCTCGTCGCCGGTGCGCTCGTCGGCCTGGCGGGCGTCCAGCAGGTGCTCGGCACCGTCACGACGGGCTTCAGCGCCGACATCGACGCGGGCATCGGCTTCGACGCGATCACCGTGGCCCTGCTCGGCGGCTCGAACCCCTGGGGCGTGCTCGGCGCGGGCATCCTCTTCGGCGCGTTCAAGGCGGGCGGCTCGGCGATGCAGGCCGCCGAGGGCATCCCGATCGAGATCGTCCTCGTCGTGCAGTCGCTCATCGTGCTGTTCATCGCCGCGCCGCCGCTGGTGCGGGCGATCTTCCGGCTGCCCCAGCCGGGCACCCGGAGGCGGAGCACGCCGCCGGTCCGCTCGACCGCCACGACGACGGAGGGACAGGCATGACCGCCGCGACCGTCACCGCCTCGGCCCCCCAGGCGGCCACGCCGCGCGCCGTGAGCACGGTGACCTGGAAGGCCGTGACCGTGCTGGGCGTCGTTCTCGCCCTGTACGCGCTCCTGCTGCTGCTCGCGCCGCACGAGGGGGCCGCGCGCTTCCGCCTCTCGACCGACCGGGACCTGTTCGTCCTGCCCACGCTCGAGGTGCCGGCGCTCGCCACCGCGTGGGTGTGCGCCGCGGTCGGCCTCGCCGTCGTCGCGCTCGCCGTGGTGCGCACGCTCGCCGGGCGCCGGGTCCCGCTGTGGGCCACGGCGGTCTACGCCGCCGCGCTGCTCGTCGGCTTCCTCGCGTGGGCCGCGGCCGGCAGCCCGCGCGACCTGTCGGTCGTCGGCCTGCTGAGCGGCGCCGTCGTGCTGTGCGTGCCGATCGTCTACGGCGCCCTGGGCGGCGTCATCGGCGAGCGGGCCGGCGTGGTCAACATCGCGATCGAGGGCCAGCTGCTCGCCGGGGCCTTCACGGCCGCGATCGTCGGGTCCCTTACGGGCAGCCCCTGGGCGGGCCTGGTCGCGGCCGTGCTCGCGAGCGCGCTCGTCGCCCTCGTGCTGGGCCTGTTCACGATCACGTACAAGGTCAACCAGGTCATCGTCGGCGTCGTGCTCAACGTGCTGGTCATCGGCCTGACGAGCTTCATGTACTCCCAGGTGCTCGTGCCGAACGCCGAGACGCTCAACACGACGACCCGGTTCGCGCGCATCCCGATCCCGTTCCTCGAGCGCATCCCCGTCGTTGGCCCGGTGCTGTTCAACCAGACGATCGTCGTCTACCTCATGTTCGTCATGGTCTTCGTCGTGTGGTTCGCGCTCTTCCGCACGCGCTGGGGCCTGCGCGTGCGCGCGGTGGGCGAGCACCCGAAGGCCGCCGACACCGTCGGCATCGACGTGGTGCGCACCCGGTACCGGGCGATCCTCACGGCGGGCGCGGTCGCCGGCCTGGGCGGCGCCTTCTACACCGTGGTGTCCATCAACCAGTTCAACCGCGAGATGACCGCGGGCGCGGGCTTCATCGCGCTCGCCGCGGTGATCTTCGGCAAGTGGGACCCGGTGCGCGCGGCGCTGGCCGGCCTGCTGTTCGGCTTCGCGACGAACCTGCAGAACGTCCTGTCCGTCGTCGGCTCGCCCGTGCCGAGCCAGTTCATGCTCATGCTGCCGTACGTGGTGACGCTGTTCGCCGTCGCCGGCCTCGTGGGCCGCTCGCGGGCGCCCGCCGCCGACGGCGTGCCCTACACCAAGGAGTGACCGTGACCGTGCCGACCCCCGAGCCCCGCGCGCGCGGCGAGGTCGACTGGGAGGCGCTGCGCGCCGCCGCGCGCGACGTCGCGACCCGGGCCTACGTCCCGTACTCGAGATTCCCCGTCGGGGCCGCCGCCCTGGTCGACGACGGCCGCGTCGTCGTCGGCTGCAACGTGGAGAACGCCGCGTACGGGGTGACCCTGTGCGCCGAGTGCTCGCTCGTCTCGGCGCTCGTCGTCGGGGGCGGCGGGCGGCTCGTCGCGTTCACGTGCGTCGACCGCAACGGCGACGTCCTGATGCCGTGCGGCCGCTGCCGCCAGCTGCTCTGGGAGCACGGGGGCCCGGGGCTGCAGGTCGAGACCGTGCGCGGCGTCGTGCCCATGACCGAGGTGCTGCCCGACGCGTTCGGCGCCGCCGACCTGGAGAACCGATGAACGACCGTTCCGTGGCCGAGCCGTTCGACGCCGTCGACGTCATCCGCACCAAGCGCGACCGGCACCGCCTGTCCGACGCCCAGATCGACTGGGTGATCGACGCCTACACCCGCGGCGTGGTGGCCGAGGAGCAGATGTCGGCGCTCGCCATGGCGATCCTGCTCAACGGGATGAGCCGCGCCGAGATCTCGCGGTGGACCGCGGCCATGATCGCCTCGGGCGAGCGCATGGACTTCTCGTCGCTGTCGCGCCCCACGGCCGACAAGCACTCGACGGGGGGAGTGGGCGACAAGATCACGCTCCCGCTCGCGCCGCTCGTCGCGACCTTCGGGGTGGCTGT contains:
- a CDS encoding BMP family protein, translating into MKRATQLTALAGAAALALAACGQAPEETESGGSGGEAIDFTPCIVSDQGGFDDKSFNQLSYEGAKKAADELGVELKDVQSQSESDYKPNMESLVGQGCDAIVGVGFALSATTIESATANPEVDYILVDDAADADFDGQPDAENIKPLLYDTAEAAFLAGYLAAGYSEAGKVGTFGGQPFPTVTIFMDGFKQGVEHYNEVNGANVEVVGYTGGEDGSFTGGFEANETAKTTAQNIIDQGVDVLLPVGGPIYQSAIAAIQDSGREITLIGVDADFYETDPSTRPYVLTSILKKMDVSTYEAVLASGQGEFDAEPYVGTLENGGVDLAPLHDFEDKVDPALVEEVDALKQQIIDGEIEVTSYLAE
- a CDS encoding ABC transporter ATP-binding protein; this encodes MRLELRGITKRFGALVANDHIDLVVEPGEIHCLLGENGAGKSTLMNVLYGLYTADEGEILLDGAVQRFDGPGDAMAAGIGMVHQHFMLVPVFTVAENVMLGHESTKAGGVLDLDSAREKVREISARFGFHVDPDAVVEDLPVGVQQRVEIIKALSRNADVLVLDEPTAVLTPQETDELMGIMRQLRDEGAAIVFITHKLREVRAVADRITVIRHGKVVGEASPTASDAELASLMVGRAVELTVHKEAPRLGDNALEVTDLVVTGPDGQVLVDGVSFTVHGGEVLVVAGVQGNGQTELTEALLGLQESVRGSIRLDGKELVGRSVRQILDAGVGFVPEDRTEDGLVAEFTIAENLILDRTDGPPFVRAGSLQLAARDDFAREKVAEFDVRTQGIDVPVGRLSGGNQQKVVLARELSRDLRLLVAAQPTRGVDVGSIEFIHKRIVETRDAGIPVVVVSTELDEAVALADRIMVMYRGRVVGIVPSTTPRDVLGLMMAGIVPETEGDAA
- a CDS encoding ABC transporter permease, whose product is MSGQTPGPREPENPLEEVLGTVDPDAEPGLAEELEQERAREAETTVEETGDRWRDAFRRVVAGGWVVSLGAIVLAVLAGSIMIVLTDERVQETATYFFARPTDTLTAVGDAVGGAYSALFRGSVYNYQADTFAAAIRPLTQTLTNAAPLIAAGLGVALAFRAGLFNIGGQGQMLMAASAAGWVGFGVQGVPFPLHLLLALVAGVLAGALWAGIAGVLKARTGAHEVIVTIMLNYVAFYLLSYLLATPGLLQAPGSANPKTPPMQESAILPPLLGSQFPLHWGFVLSLLAVVLVWWLLNRSSMGFSFRAVGANPKAARVAGIDVPRTTVSVMLVAGALVGLAGVQQVLGTVTTGFSADIDAGIGFDAITVALLGGSNPWGVLGAGILFGAFKAGGSAMQAAEGIPIEIVLVVQSLIVLFIAAPPLVRAIFRLPQPGTRRRSTPPVRSTATTTEGQA
- a CDS encoding ABC transporter permease, whose protein sequence is MTAATVTASAPQAATPRAVSTVTWKAVTVLGVVLALYALLLLLAPHEGAARFRLSTDRDLFVLPTLEVPALATAWVCAAVGLAVVALAVVRTLAGRRVPLWATAVYAAALLVGFLAWAAAGSPRDLSVVGLLSGAVVLCVPIVYGALGGVIGERAGVVNIAIEGQLLAGAFTAAIVGSLTGSPWAGLVAAVLASALVALVLGLFTITYKVNQVIVGVVLNVLVIGLTSFMYSQVLVPNAETLNTTTRFARIPIPFLERIPVVGPVLFNQTIVVYLMFVMVFVVWFALFRTRWGLRVRAVGEHPKAADTVGIDVVRTRYRAILTAGAVAGLGGAFYTVVSINQFNREMTAGAGFIALAAVIFGKWDPVRAALAGLLFGFATNLQNVLSVVGSPVPSQFMLMLPYVVTLFAVAGLVGRSRAPAADGVPYTKE
- a CDS encoding cytidine deaminase, producing the protein MTVPTPEPRARGEVDWEALRAAARDVATRAYVPYSRFPVGAAALVDDGRVVVGCNVENAAYGVTLCAECSLVSALVVGGGGRLVAFTCVDRNGDVLMPCGRCRQLLWEHGGPGLQVETVRGVVPMTEVLPDAFGAADLENR